ttccacaCACTCATCAAAAGCAACGGCGCAGAACACCTCAGGCAAGCCCTGGAGGACTACTTTTCTGACATTCTTCGGTTCCATCGCTGCGTTCTAGTTGTTTTTTCTCGACCTAGTTTGTTTCGTCCACATCCGCTGATACACAAACTGCTGACCATCTCAAGATTGGACAACGTTCTTCAAGGCGGCATGGGGAAGCTTCCGGCGTCAGGTCGAGCCGATCATCCGGGCGCTCAAGCTTCGACAGGAGAAGCTATCTCACCAGAGGCTGCAGGCAcatgccatccatcaagGAGTTCAGGACTTTCGAGGGCATGCTGATGACCGGTTTGATAGGCTTGAAGCAGATCTCGACAGGATCCGCAATGCGTTGGCCTCTGAATGCCTGAAGCGCCAGACATCAGTTGAAGATCAAGATATGAAGGAGTTTTTGGAGGACAAGCTCAATATTTCGAGGTTTGGGTCTCGCAGTCGGCTGGATTCCCCGGGACTAAGCTCTCCATCTGCCGGTGATTGGATCTTTCAGCATCCTCACTTTCAGGCGTGGGAAAAGGCAGCATCCTCTCAAGGAAATGTTCTCTTCTTGAACGGCTCACCTGGCGCTGGTATATCTTCCGATCCTCCTTACGTCGCATGTTTCCAGCTAAATAGGATCTTAAAGGTAAAACAACATTGGCGATGAAAGTCATTCGCTACCTCGCGGGGAAGGACCCTATCCATGGCAGTACAGTCCACTTCCTCTTCAGAcacgatgatgatgatcgaAAATCTGCCAAGCCGATGCTCCGAACGATCCTGGCTCAGTTGATTCAACAAGACGAAACCATCATGCGATACTTATATGAGAAGTCCGCTCCCATGAGCAGCAATCTCGAGCTCTCTAGTCTCGCAACTCTTCAAGACTTGACCCGCGAGTGCTTGACCAGCCAACGCAGCGTATCTGTGGTacttgatggtcttgacgagTGTGCTGAGAACGAACCCAACGCAATTGTTACCTGGTTTCTAGACAAGGTTCTTCCCTCCGCAGCCTCACGGGGTTGTCATCTCAGATTGCTGGTCTGCGGACAGAGAGACGGGCGACTCGATCAACTGTTGTCAGCGCAGCCCCAGATCAGGCTTGACACGCTTGATTCTCACCAAAGGGACATTGAGGAGTACTCGAAATCTCGAGCCGCCGAGATATGCGCGAGGTTCTCCCAGGCACcggaacaagaagaagagcttgcCACCAAAGTAGCAAAGACATCACAAGGTACTCATCTCATGCAGCCCCTTATCTTGCCGCTTCTAACTCCCCAGGCATGTTCTTGTATACTAAGGTCGTCATGTCCAATTTCTTATCCATGGATTCGGTCGATGAATTTGAAGATGAGATGCAAAGCGACAGGTTCCCCGAAGACCTGTACAAAGCGTGAGCAAGACACTGGGATACATATAGGAGCGCTTTCTGATTAGATCAGTTACGAGCGAATCATTCAAAGAGTGCTAGAAAAGTCCAAGCCATCACGACAGAAGACGGTCAAGAAGATCTTGGGTTGGATCATTTGCTCCCAGAGGCCTCTTCGATGGCGCGAGATACAGTCAAGGTTCTGCATCAATGCAGAAAAGGGAACCTGCAACCCCAAGCGTCGCCGCCTCGACAACTGCAAGGACATCTGCAGCTCGCTCGTTGACGTCACGATCTGCGATATGTTTGGGGGTCTTCAGTCCGAGCAGATCATACAGATGGTCCACGAGACAGCTGGAAGGTATGTTCACGTTTCAATCAAGGGTTTTCTCAGCTGGCCACAGAGGCTAATAACCTTGGACAGATATCTTGTCCAGAGGGGCACCATTGATCTTCTCCAGGAGCATGCCGACTTGGCTCTCTTCTGTTGTCGTTACCTTTCTTCTCGGCCCTTTCTCCAAGACCCAGAAACTGACAGCACCCAAAACGCTCTCCAGTCTGGTTATTTCGGGTTCCTCGACTATGCCACGGTTAACTATTGTTAtcatgttgaagaagcaCAGAAGCATGCATCTGGTCCCCCAGCGGACGTTGTCTCGTCTGCGGTGGGCTTGCTCACAGCTTATTCCGACAACCCTTCAGATCAATCGATTCGCAAAATGGAGACTTGCTCTCAAACAGTAACAAATACGCTCCGCACACAGAATATTGACGCGCGAATGCAATCTCGCGTGATCGTCATTCGAGGGGCAGGAGAGTCGCAACACTGCGACCTTTCCAAAGAGGGTGCATACCTGGATCTCTCTGGTCCCCTGAGATTCAAATGCCCCAGAGTCTTCTGTTCCAGGTTCCTTACCGGATTTCGAAGCCAAGACGCTCGCGATGAGCACCTTGACAGGCATGAACGGCCGTATAGGTGCACCCACACTGACTGTTTTCTCCATGACGTTGGGTGTGAGTCCCGCGAGCGTCTTGAAGCACATCGCAAGGCTTTTCACCAGAATTCTTCCAAATTGGCGGTCTCATTTCCTTCCACCAAGGGCACCAAATCAAGAGACATTGCCGAAGCTTGCCGAAAAGGCAAACTCGAGGAAGTCAGACAATTCCATCTTTCGGGAGAGTCTCTCCACACGACGACGTGGACAGGGAGCTATGTCACACCGCTATTTGTCGCCGCAAAAGCCGGGCATGCCCATATCTGCAAGTATATCATTGATCAAGGAATCGACCCTTTTAAGGAGCGTCACTGGATGGGAAGAGACTGGTCATCTAtgctcgaggccatccgcAGAGCGAATGCACCAATTGTAGAGCTCTTTTTGCACTCACAATATGAAGCCACCATCGCCCATTTTCCACGTTATATTGCCGTAGCCATCCTGGCTGGCAATTTGGAGACCTTGGAACTCCTCCTGGGGTCGCAAACCGTTCTCGACCACGCGGCAATTGTTGAGCAAGTTAGCAACGAATTAATGTCGACGACCTCGGACCTCAAACGATGGCTCAAAGACCAACCTGCAGATTCTTCCTTGGTACACGTGTGGTTTCGGCGAGCATTTCCAAATCTATATCGTGACAAAATCTCAGCCCCTGGTGCAAGCTCTCTCATCAGGAACCCTGGTTCTGCAGAATACCGCGCTTGCAAGAAAGTTTTGCAGCAACACGGTAGCTTACTGCACGAAGCACTGCAATCAAAGTGTCATCCTCTTTCCATGTTTCTACTAGACCTTGCGGACGAAGACGACTTGCAGCGTACAGCTTACGGATGGGACCGGCCAATACATATGCTTGCGAGAAGCGGGTGTATGAACAGGGATTGCAAGAATTGCGCAATCATCGCCCGACGGCTTATTGAAATTGATGGCGCTGTGTCTGTAAACACTCCAGACAGGGACGACTACCTACCAATTCACATAGCACTAACATCAACCTTGGTCCCAAGAAGTGTGATCCCGGTGCTTTTTCTACATACCGACAACCTCAACCACCGAGAACCTGGAGGTAAGAGACCGACAGAGCGTGTGTCCAGAACCGGTGGTGTGATCAGCGTTATCGTCGAGGCCTGCCGcttggatccatccatcagaAACTACCAAGGCCGGACAATTTTCTCATTAGCAGCCGGAACATACTGGATAGATGAGAGGACGCTGGAGAACTTACTCGACGCAGATCCGACACTGGCATGGATGGCAGACAATACAGAAGATCGCCAAACGCCGCTCCATCACGCGATGAGGGCGGCAAGGAACAACGAAAGTCAAGCCGAGAAGGCAAAATTGTTGCTCTCGCTTGACGAGATTGAAATGGAAAACGTCCTTCGTGCTTTCTCGGCTAGCCGTATGGGTGGCAACGATGAAGCAGGCCGGGAGGTGCGGAAATTTGCATATCGCTGGGATCTTGAATGGGCTGTAACAATCATGGATAGACTTGGGTTTGGGCTCTAGCTTCAGATATGTTCGACTACAGAGTTGCTTTATATGACTTGATGGAATTAGTTTGTTTATTTGATGTTAGGGGGGTGTTAAGAGCGAATCGGGACTCAAACAATTCGCAAACACGTATGTTGCAACACGGGCTTACTTGGCCACAACCTGGTCAAGAAGAACGCAAAAGGGGAACTTGAATACAGTACATAACAATAAAGATTCCTAGCTAGGCTTCCGTTGCTCTTCAGTTCAAGTAACGCCTGTGGCGTTGAAATTTGCTTTGGTCTCTGTCCGGGACACATGTCCCTAAACGGATTGTTACTCTCTCATATGTTCATACATGGATAATTCTTTGTTCTACGTAAAGTCTGTATTCCTAGAGTGCCCAGTATTCGAAATATATTGTCACTGACGATCAAGACAATGTCCAGTTGGTCCAATGGCTGAACAGGCATCCGACCGAAACCGTACACTACATCTTCCCCTCTGGGTCCGACTTAGTGAATACGCGCTTCAGTTCACTTCACTCTAGTCATTCGCCTTGCTCAATTGTGTAGCTGTTCCTAATTTGTCTCCCAGTTCAGACCTGATATCCGTCCACTCACCTCTCGAACCACTTGAATCACACCTATGTGCGAAGGAAGTTCTCGATCTGCCTCGCGTACAACAATCATACACTCGATACTATGGGTGTAAATATTCACCGTATCTATTTCTCTCAAGTATAAAAAGGCCCAAGGCCCCCAATTTCGTCTAATCTTTTTCTCGACAACAAcactcaacaccaacgaccAACGCACACTCTCAGCTTTCTCAGCTCTCAGCTCTCACCACCCACCACGAACACCCAACTTCTTCAGGTTCTACCACTACCACCAGCCAAAATGTGCAACATTTCGTACACCGCTGCCCGCTGCATCCACTGCCGCAGTACCTTGCCCCGTCGGGAACAGGGTCGAGTTCAGTGCGAGGATGTCCGCAAGGGCAGAAGCTGCCAGGGTCAAACCTCGGCGACCAGCTACTCGGACTTCGTCTGTAACGACTGCTTCCAGGAGCAGGCAGCTAACGATGACAACTTgtacaccaccaccaagagcaagaagaagtagATGATGGGTCTACTCCGATGGGGACGATGGGTGACCACGACTGGTGAGTACCTAGACGAATGGGGAGCTGACTGAATCCAGCAACAACAAATCAAGAAAAGCACAAAAAAAGACAGGGAAATTCAGAAAACACAAAAAAAAGGGCAATAAGGAAACTTGGTGAGTTAATAACCTGCCCAGGCTGCAGCTCGTTAGATGCAGCCTGGAAGAAAGAATAGGGATCAACCACAGCTCATGAGCTGAGAAAAAAAGTGGATAGATAGAGACAATTAATAGACTCAGATTTGTCCGAAAACTAATTGTGCCACAGTGATGTTGAAGATTAAATGAAACTAAATAAACCTGCAAGGCCAACATGATGAAACCAAATGCAAATTCCTGGAGGTGTagactcttcctccatctGTCGTGAGTGAAAATCGTAGCCAGATAACCCAGACCTGGACGAACAAGGTATATAAAAACATGCCCAGCCGTACTGATGCCCATCTTTGTATGCATCGTCCCATAATCCCTCTAATTCCTGGGAGAATGTCAGCTGTGGTGCACGACAATTCTTGCACAAAAGCTTACAGCAATGTGAGAGTAAGATCACCATGGATCCTCGCCTTGAGCTGAATCTCAATCTCCAGGTTCAACTCAAGATGCAGACTGAGCGCATCACTCTTCCCACCAccgccttgctgctgctgctgttgttgcatttgttgttgttgtggctgctgctgctgctgcataCCCCAGTTTCCCTGCGTCATGCCCATGTCCATTTCGTCATCGGTAAACATGGACCGCCTCTTGCGTCGTTcgaccttgttcttcttgctcttcttgcgggtcttctccttcttcacaggcgcctcctcctcgtcgtatTTGGCGCCG
This region of Fusarium keratoplasticum isolate Fu6.1 chromosome 7, whole genome shotgun sequence genomic DNA includes:
- a CDS encoding NACHT domain-containing protein, which translates into the protein MSSTSSTSFERSLDEFRSHLSQDQKREFNKANLQGLDAAIQQIQAKLGRDKRLCNFRRIEKFLDAMKHVEQLVSIFLNVHEVVAFVWGPIKLALIAATVWADSIKQLLDAYEEIGEALSNLVFFHTLIKSNGAEHLRQALEDYFSDILRFHRCVLVVFSRPNWTTFFKAAWGSFRRQVEPIIRALKLRQEKLSHQRLQAHAIHQGVQDFRGHADDRFDRLEADLDRIRNALASECLKRQTSVEDQDMKEFLEDKLNISRFGSRSRLDSPGLSSPSAGDWIFQHPHFQAWEKAASSQGNVLFLNGSPGAGKTTLAMKVIRYLAGKDPIHGSTVHFLFRHDDDDRKSAKPMLRTILAQLIQQDETIMRYLYEKSAPMSSNLELSSLATLQDLTRECLTSQRSVSVVLDGLDECAENEPNAIVTWFLDKVLPSAASRGCHLRLLVCGQRDGRLDQLLSAQPQIRLDTLDSHQRDIEEYSKSRAAEICARFSQAPEQEEELATKVAKTSQGMFLYTKVVMSNFLSMDSVDEFEDEMQSDRFPEDLYKAYERIIQRVLEKSKPSRQKTVKKILGWIICSQRPLRWREIQSRFCINAEKGTCNPKRRRLDNCKDICSSLVDVTICDMFGGLQSEQIIQMVHETAGSFLSSQLSPPTTNTQLLQVLPLPPAKMCNISYTAARCIHCRSTLPRREQGRVQCEDVRKGRSCQGQTSATSYSDFVCNDCFQEQAANDDNLYTTTKSKKK